The stretch of DNA CGTGGACGTGCTGCTGCACGGCAAGCCGGTCGGCAAACGCGTGGCCGTGGTCGGCGCCGGCGGCATCGGCTTCGACGTGTCCGAATTCCTGGTGCACGACGGCCATTCGCCGTCACTCGACCTGCAGGCGTGGATGAAGGAATGGGGCGTGACCGATCCGGCCGCCGCGCGCGGCGGCGTCACGAGACCGGAAGTCGCACCGCCGGCCAGGCGGGTGACGCTCCTGCAGCGCAAGAAGAGCAAGCCCGGCGCGGGCCTGGGCAAGACCACCGGCTGGATCCACCGCACCGCGCTCAAGATGAAGCAGGTGGAGATGATCGGCGGCGTGAACTACGAAGGCATCAGCGAGCAGGGCCTGCACATCAGCTTCGGCGAGAAGCGCGAGAAACCCGCGCTGATCGAGTGCGACACGATCGTCCTGTGCACCGGCCAGGAACCGCTGCGCGAGCTGCAGGCGCCGCTGGAGGCCGCGGGCCTCAAGGTACACCTGATCGGCGGCGCCGACGTCGCCGCGGAGCTGGACGCCAAGCGCGCGATCAACCAGGGCAGCCGGCTGGCGGCGCAGTTGTAAGAAGGGCTACTGAGGCCGTCCGCCCGGTGCCGGGCCGTAGAGTTTCTTGGGATCGAAGTCGGCGGGGGTCAGGCCGCTGTTGAAGCGGATGTCCTGCCAGACGGCCTCGGTGCGGTGGCCGGTCTGCAGGTTGCGCATGACCACCCGGTCCGCCACCCACCAGCCGCTCGGGTGGCGGGTTTCGTTGAGTACCTCGAGCTGCTTGTAGGGCTTGCCCTGCTTCTGGACTTCGATCCGCTTCACCGCGCCGCTCGGGATGGCGACCCAGACGACGCGCGCGATCTGCAGCACGTTCGCGCCGCCGACCGCGTAGCGCAGGCAGCGTTCGCCGCCGCATTCGGCCTCGTCCAGGCGCTTGAGCTTGGCGGGGTCGAGATAGGCGAGGTCGAGGTCGGCGAAGCTGAACTCGCTGCCGAGGAAGGGCGACTCGGTGTTGTTGGCGTTGATCAGCGTGGCGCGCCGGGAGGCCGGCATGTACAGCCACTGCTGCGACTGGCCGCCGCGGGTCTGGCCGACCAGGTCGGCCTTGGTGATCAGGTCCATGCCACGGGCCACCGCCGGCGAGGTCACGGTCACGCGCCCGTAGCGGCTGCCGTCGGGCCCGAACAGCACGCACAGCTTCGAGCCGCCCTCCTGCACGCTGCCGGACTTGCCGATGTTCTTCAGCTGCATCTGCGTGCACAGGTCCTTCCAGCCGAGGTAGCGCGCCTCCAGCTTCGCGATCACGGCGTCCGCGGTGGCGGCCGGCGCAGGGCCGGCGGCAAGCACCAGGCAGAGCGGCAGGAACAGGTGTTTCATCGGTCGAGCCTCGTCAGCAGTTGCGGCAGCAGCACCAGCGTGCACAGCCAGGCGAAGATGAAGGTGATGGCCATCCAGATGCCCATCTCGTGCGTCGGCTGCACGCTGGAGAAGCCGAGCAGCCCGACGCCGGCCGACAGCACCAGCGTGGTGGTGGTGATGGCCCCGCCGACGTGCCGCACAGTGTACTCGCAGGCGTCGTGGACGTTGACGGCGCCGCCCTGGCGCGCGGCCTTGTAGCGCGCGATCACGTGGATGGTGTCGTCCACGATGATGCCGAGCGCGGCGGTGGAGACCACCGACAGCGCGATGCCCACATGGCCCGAAATCAGGCCCCAGACGCCGAATGCCAGCCCGATCGGCACCAGGCAGGGCACCAGACAGATCAGCCCCAGGCGCAGCGAGCGCAGGCCGATCGTCACCACCAGGCTGGTCAGCGCCAGCACGCCGAGCGTGCCCAGGATCATCGGCGGGATGTTCTCGTGCGCCATCTTGGAGAACATCATCACCGCGCTGTTGCCGGGCGGCACGCGCAGTTCCGGCAGGTTGCGGCGCAGCCAGTCCTGCGCGCGCGCGTCGAAGGCCTGGAATTCGTCGCCCGGCATGTTGTACAGCGCCACGTGCACCAGCGAGCTGCTGCGCTCGGAATCCAGCAGCCCGCTGCCCTGGTCGCCGGGCGGCGCCGACAGCTCGTAGGTGAACAGCAGCTGCTCGACCGTCGCGGCGTCGCGCGGCAGGCCCTTGTCCAGGTCCTCGACGCCGAAATTGCGCGCCAGGGTGCGGATCAGGTCGGGCAGGGCGCGCACCGCGGCGACGTTGGGCTGCTGCCGCAGCCAGGTGGCAAAGCGCTCGACCTGTGCCAGGTATTCGGGCTCGCGCACGCCGCCGGGCGCGCCGGCCGGCAGCTCGTAGTACAGCTGCTGCATGCCGGTCAGGCGCGCGTTCACCTCGATGTTCTCCTGGCGGATGCGGCTGGCGTCCGAGAACCACTGGCTGATGTTGTCGTCGATGCGGTTGAGGCCGATGCCGGCCAGCAGCGCGAGGATCAGCAGCGCGCCGCCGGCCAGCAGCCAGGGCGAGCGGATCGGCACCGTGATCACTTCGCTCAGCCAGT from Nevskiales bacterium encodes:
- a CDS encoding outer membrane lipoprotein-sorting protein, with amino-acid sequence MKHLFLPLCLVLAAGPAPAATADAVIAKLEARYLGWKDLCTQMQLKNIGKSGSVQEGGSKLCVLFGPDGSRYGRVTVTSPAVARGMDLITKADLVGQTRGGQSQQWLYMPASRRATLINANNTESPFLGSEFSFADLDLAYLDPAKLKRLDEAECGGERCLRYAVGGANVLQIARVVWVAIPSGAVKRIEVQKQGKPYKQLEVLNETRHPSGWWVADRVVMRNLQTGHRTEAVWQDIRFNSGLTPADFDPKKLYGPAPGGRPQ